The Schizosaccharomyces pombe strain 972h- genome assembly, chromosome: I genome contains a region encoding:
- the hem1 gene encoding 5-aminolevulinate synthase, whose translation MERVVKLAAKHCPFVSKADPSALRRMAGAGLIRAGARCPVVRHALPVAAATGADVSRGFKSDSKQMAMEPSLDEIHLKAGVVNTGSRTCRHADAVKAAAEAATTTPVTKKHQMPKHYASDLNGVGPATTPRFDYDTFYREELDKKHRDKSYRYFNNINRLAKEYPLAHLADPNTRVEVWCSNDYLNMGGHKKIREAMHQCIETYGGGAGGTRNIAGHNQHAVRLEKSLADLHQKPAALVFGSCYVANDATLSTLGRKLPNCIFLSDEMNHASMINGIRNSRCEKIIFKHNDLVDLEAKLASLPLNRPKIIAFESVYSMSGNVAPISEICDLAKKYGAITFLDEVHAVGMYGPRGAGVAEETPGLLSRVDIITGTLAKSYGCVGGYIAASSTLVDMIRSLAPGFIFTTSLPPHVMVGALTAVEHLKVSNVEREQQRSAVRRVKQSLSEIGIPVLSNDTHIVPAMVGDAHLAKLASDSLLHDHNIYVQSINFPTVSVGTERLRITPTPAHNTEHYVQSLTNAMNDVWSKFNINRIDGWEKRGIDVGRLCKFPVLPFTTTH comes from the coding sequence atggAACGCGTTGTGAAATTAGCTGCAAAGCACTGCCCCTTCGTTAGTAAAGCCGATCCTAGTGCTTTGCGTCGTATGGCTGGTGCTGGTCTTATTCGCGCAGGAGCCCGTTGTCCAGTTGTTAGACATGCACTTCCTGTGGCTGCTGCTACTGGTGCTGACGTGTCTCGTGGGTTTAAATCCGACTCCAAGCAAATGGCTATGGAGCCTTCTTTGGATGAGATTCATCTAAAGGCTGGCGTCGTCAATACTGGTTCTCGTACATGTCGCCATGCTGATGCTGTCAAGGCTGCTGCTGAGGCTGCTACCACTACTCCTGTTACTAAAAAGCACCAAATGCCAAAGCACTATGCTTCGGATTTGAACGGTGTTGGACCTGCCACCACTCCTAGATTCGACTATGACACTTTTTATCGTGAAGAACTTGATAAGAAACATCGAGACAAATCTTATCGTTACTTCAATAATATTAACCGCCTCGCCAAAGAGTATCCTCTTGCTCATTTGGCTGATCCGAATACGCGCGTTGAAGTCTGGTGTAGTAATGACTACTTAAACATGGGTGGTCATAAGAAAATTCGGGAGGCTATGCACCAGTGTATTGAAACCTATGGTGGTGGTGCCGGTGGTACTAGAAACATTGCTGGACATAATCAGCATGCAGTACGCCTTGAAAAGTCCTTGGCTGATTTACATCAAAAACCAGCTGCTCTCGTTTTTGGAAGTTGCTATGTGGCCAATGATGCCACTTTATCTACACTTGGCAGGAAATTGCCTAACTGCATATTTTTGAGTGATGAAATGAACCATGCTTCAATGATTAATGGTATTCGTAATTCTCGTTGCGAAAAAATCATATTCAAGCATAATGATCTTGTTGATTTAGAAGCCAAACTTGCTTCCCTTCCCTTAAATCGCCCAAAGATCATTGCTTTTGAGTCAGTTTATAGTATGAGTGGAAACGTTGCACCTATTTCCGAAATCTGTGATTTGGCTAAGAAATATGGTGCTATCACATTTTTGGATGAAGTACATGCTGTTGGTATGTACGGACCTCGTGGAGCTGGTGTTGCTGAAGAAACTCCTGGTTTGTTAAGTCGAGTCGACATTATAACGGGTACCTTGGCTAAATCCTATGGTTGTGTTGGTGGTTACATTGCAGCTTCTAGCACGTTAGTCGACATGATTCGTTCACTTGCCCCCGGGTTCATCTTTACTACTTCACTCCCTCCTCACGTTATGGTGGGTGCCTTGACTGCGGTCGAGCATCTAAAGGTTTCCAACGTAGAACGTGAACAACAAAGATCTGCTGTTCGTCGTGTTAAACAATCTCTATCTGAAATCGGAATTCCCGTTCTTTCGAATGATACCCACATTGTCCCAGCCATGGTTGGAGATGCCCACTTGGCTAAGTTGGCTAGTGACTCTTTATTACATGATCACAATATTTACGTCCAGAGTATTAATTTTCCTACTGTCTCTGTTGGAACAGAACGCCTCCGTATCACTCCTACCCCGGCCCATAACACCGAGCATTATGTTCAAAGCTTGACCAACGCTATGAATGATGTTTGGAGCAAATTCAACATCAATCGCATTGATGGATGGGAAAAAAGGGGCATTGATGTAGGTCGTCTCTGTAAGTTCCCTGTCCTTCCTTTTACTACGACTCATTAA
- a CDS encoding ribonuclease kappa-like protein, which produces MKPLVSPGLAKACTGLSLIGIVFLLVLSYLFSIEAETLMHDLVGSGLTGKQVAKTCLGAVVIYAVFFLFCGSQVIVSRYQKPVRI; this is translated from the exons ATGAAGCCTCTGGTTAGTCCTGGATTAG CTAAGGCTTGTACTGGTCTATCGCTTATTGGAATAGTATTTCTGTTGGTACTGTCTTATCTGTTTTCCATAGAAGCAGAAACATTGATGCATGATTTGGTTGGAAGTGGCCTTACTGGAAAACAAGTTGCTAAAACCTGCCTTGGTGCTGTGGTTATCTATGCT gttttcttcttgttcTGTGGATCTCAAGTTATAGTCTCACGCTACCAAAAACCAGTTCGTATCTAA
- the vps54 gene encoding GARP complex subunit Vps54: MERISSAPSISLGYPPTESSAHLAPSFSDSATSTLSFKSLLEDPVNPIRPVYTPTRTEITPVTLSPIPITPVREFQPYLHEISQEYARYSKQKRASLRRYLEKHGKLEGSMKESSINGSLLRRSSVSTILRPASESSYPNSNSETITYDIDDNVNPSSSLVDNFSISSVPSVFFQSDFNLDDPQIFDVVSEHIDITQTSDAPNSNRNLLLNNSMLQEKISWYLDTVELHLLQEIENASDSFPMIIDNLKQLKKETRDNVEETKHLLEKLTEVNVMCDRHMDAISSEELACHQLTQLKKVVQTLEDIYSEHKKVSEDVKDQRFLEAINGINSIVTQLKKKSTELNVDLLSLPSVKSLREEHKVLYHTVSQSVVQQFSKFLTSDMHKFSTILDSNELKDIYLSKNRLIPSVTKSLPSAMEFDADFLHEVDVCIDCLTLTDSLQAALTLYKTAVFEAFENLAQQYFTDGVEMRSVRKSSDLRRSLSAASLSSLSDSSRRSSSAANPFQSMSITEFAEMLTNIYFSSLECLRRIRSQIKVLIDILSKKDTKQYHLSVILNDLMATSSDVVTQQVTTINNLRFRVLDTYPPNNVIYLFSLHIIFHNELESLCGITQSSFIPTIMRQLLDWFKNFQRYSTQKLASSFERELWEAIPVEPSCQDLANRVFECSGNTPVEWTRLLSPEAEKEDENHRVHHVKVSEDCTATVSFGKQSLHIVRSSVTLLETLDDYGKLLAHFSRLAPEFQTGMLDMFRTLNSRVYQLILGAGTVRSSGLSKVLGKHIALASQTIALFQLSLNSMCRYLSRVTGTRLTNETNKLDQDFTVHHLQIHDKFVSLMRERVAISCSQIASLSWDIDSPHGYIIDLSKSLIKLYKVLHRYSQRDCVEVIPDVIRMFEDRLQLELTDIARNPSKWPGVRIDLSYFYDMMASKCGYAGDRTLLEKFERTPEQQEAA, from the coding sequence ATGGAACGAATTTCATCAGCTCCATCTATTTCGTTGGGATATCCTCCAACTGAGTCTTCGGCCCATTTAGCGCCTTCTTTCTCTGATTCGGCGACATCGACACTGTCTTTTAAATCTCTACTTGAAGATCCAGTGAATCCGATACGTCCCGTATATACGCCTACACGTACCGAAATCACTCCTGTCACTTTATCTCCTATTCCTATTACACCGGTGCGTGAATTTCAGCCTTACCTTCATGAAATTTCTCAAGAGTATGCACGTTATTCCAAACAAAAACGTGCAAGTTTGCGTCGATATTTGGAGAAGCATGGAAAATTGGAGGGTTCTATGAAAGAATCAAGTATCAATGGTTCGTTGTTACGACGATCGTCTGTTTCTACGATCCTTCGCCCTGCTAGTGAATCATCGTATCCTAACTCGAACTCTGAAACTATTACCTACGATATAGATGATAACGTAAACCCATCTTCTTCTCTTgttgataatttttctatttcttcGGTGCCCTCCGTTTTTTTTCAGTCCGATTTCAACTTGGATGATCCCCAAATTTTCGACGTCGTTAGTGAACACATTGATATAACCCAGACCAGTGATGCACCCAATAGTAATCGAAATCTTCTCTTGAATAACTCAATGTTGCAGGAGAAAATTTCCTGGTACTTAGACACGGTCGAGCTCCATCTCTTGCAAGAAATAGAAAACGCCAGTGACAGTTTCCCTATGATTATTGATAACCTCAAGCaactaaaaaaagaaactagGGACAATGTGGAGGAGACAAAACACTTGCTCGAAAAACTTACGGAAGTCAACGTGATGTGCGATCGGCATATGGACGCTATTTCTTCTGAAGAATTAGCTTGTCATCAGCTCACCCAGCTGAAAAAAGTTGTTCAAACTTTAGAAGATATTTACAGTGAACATAAGAAGGTATCTGAAGACGTTAAAGACCAGAGATTCCTCGAGGCTATAAATGGAATAAACTCCATTGTAACCCaactaaagaagaaatctACGGAATTAAATGTTGATTTGCTATCCCTTCCATCGGTTAAAAGTTTAAGAGAGGAGCATAAGGTTCTTTACCATACTGTATCCCAAAGTGTTGTTCAACagttttctaaatttttaacgtCTGACATGCACAAATTTTCTACTATCCTTGACTCCAATGAACTCaaagatatttatttgtctAAGAACAGGTTGATACCTTCGGTAACGAAATCACTTCCTTCAGCCATGGAATTTGACGCTGACTTTCTTCATGAAGTGGACGTTTGCATCGACTGTCTTACTTTAACGGACAGTTTGCAGGCTGCATTGACTCTTTACAAGACTGCTGTATTTGAGgcatttgaaaatttagcACAACAGTATTTTACCGATGGTGTAGAGATGCGCAGTGTTCGTAAATCCTCTGATTTACGTCGCAGCTTGAGTGCAGCCAGCCTTTCTAGTCTTTCAGATAGCTCTAGAAGAAGTTCATCAGCGGCGAATCCTTTTCAGAGCATGAGCATCACGGAATTTGCAGAAATGTTGAcgaatatatatttttcatcattGGAATGTCTGCGTCGCATTCGCAGccaaataaaagttttaataGATATTTTATCGAAAAAAGATACTAAACAATATCACCTATCTGTGATTCTTAATGATTTAATGGCCACGAGTTCCGATGTTGTTACACAACAAGTGACAACTATTAATAATCTTCGATTTCGAGTCTTGGATACTTATCCTCCTAATAATGTTATATaccttttttctttacacataatttttcataatgAGCTTGAAAGTCTTTGCGGAATCACACAAAGCTCATTTATTCCAACTATAATGAGGCAATTACTGGACtggtttaaaaattttcaacgATATTCTACTCAGAAATTGGCATCAAGCTTTGAAAGGGAGCTATGGGAAGCGATACCTGTTGAACCATCCTGTCAAGATCTAGCTAATCGCGTGTTTGAATGCTCCGGTAATACTCCCGTAGAATGGACGCGACTATTATCTCCTGAagcagaaaaagaagatgaaaatcATAGGGTTCACCATGTAAAAGTTTCAGAGGACTGTACTGCTACGGTTTCGTTTGGAAAACAATCATTACATATTGTTCGGTCCTCTGTTACGTTGTTAGAAACATTGGATGATTATGGTAAACTTCTTGCTCACTTTTCAAGATTGGCTCCAGAGTTTCAGACTGGTATGCTAGATATGTTTCGTACACTCAATTCTCGGGTTTATCAATTAATATTGGGAGCGGGGACAGTGCGGTCGTCTGGCCTTAGTAAAGTACTTGGGAAGCATATTGCACTTGCCTCTCAAACTATCGCATTGTTTCAATTATCCCTTAATTCAATGTGCAGGTACTTGTCAAGAGTAACAGGAACTCGACTCACCAATGAAACTAATAAGTTGGATCAAGATTTCACCGTTCATCACTTACAAATTCATGATAAGTTTGTTAGTCTCATGAGGGAACGAGTTGCTATCAGTTGTTCCCAGATTGCTTCTCTTTCGTGGGATATTGACAGTCCTCATGGATACATTATTgatctttcaaaaagtcTTATAAAGCTCTACAAAGTTTTACATCGCTACTCACAACGTGACTGTGTAGAAGTAATACCAGATGTAATTCGGATGTTCGAAGATAGACTGCAGTTGGAACTTACGGATATTGCAAGAAATCCATCCAAATGGCCAGGCGTTCGTATTGATTTGTCCTATTTTTATGACATGATGGCATCTAAATGCGGATATGCAGGAGACCGGACtttattggaaaaatttgaaCGTACTCCGGAACAGCAGGAAGCGGCTTAA
- the ppx1 gene encoding exopolyphosphatase — protein sequence MKLGRFLENGREQIRNLLLNASTVSSAPSFSFVSGNESADLDSCASSIVYAYCLQRKQLGRIVVPFFNIPRKELRLRPELSYLLNLASISSDDIVFLDDIVKLPKRIFSNPIYLVDHNSLDRKDLENFNGSIAGIIDHHKDEGGSLHADPRIIEECGSCCTLVCRYFMPVIRSLYDSKVSELHQTATNLAVLALGPILIDTGNLKNEKTTDTDVKIVNDLCSFVPKDWVRDEFFDTLKEKKKSCKGFSFDDLLRRDLKQYFPDGIVVNYASVGKGLDWIKKKRLGWEDELKSFAEVQNSDLVIVGLSLSKNDEFGRQLILYKRTERGAGLADSFLKLSKQNLGLEIIEEKDNGDLSMWNQRNSAASRKKVVPLLMDSVKQVASK from the exons ATGAAATTAGGCAGATTTTTAGAAAACGGAAGGGAGCAAATACGAAATCTCCTCTTAAATGCTTCGACTGTATCGTCTGCCCCGTCTTTTAGCTTTGTTAGTGGAAATGAATCAGCAG ATCTTGACAGTTGCGCTAGTTCAATCGTATATGCGTATTGCCTGCAAAGAAAACAGCTGGGTAGGATTGTagtacctttttttaacattccTCGAAAGGAGCTACGTCTTAGGCCTGAACTGTCTTATTTGTTGAACTTAGCATCAATATCTTCCGATGATATTGTCTTTTTAGATGATATTGTAAAATTaccaaaaagaatattcaGTAATcctatttatttagttgATCACAATTCTTTGGACCGTAAAGACCTAGAAAATTTCAACGGCAGTATCGCTGGTATTATAGATCACCACAAAGATGAAGGGGGATCCTTACATGCTGATCCAAGAATCATTGAGGAATGCGGTAGCTGCTGTACTTTAGTTTGCCGATATTTTATGCCTGTCATTAGATCTCTATATGATTCCAAAGTATCTGAACTTCACCAAACAGCAACCAACCTTGCTGTTTTGGCACTTGGCCctattttaattgatactggaaatttaaaaaatgaaaagactACTGATACCGATGTTAAAATAGTAAATGACTTATGCTCATTTGTGCCAAAAGATTGGGTTCGAGATGAGTTTTTTGATACtctgaaagagaaaaagaagagctGTAAgggtttttcttttgatgaTCTACTACGCAGGGATTTAAAACAGTATTTTCCGGACGGAATAGTCGTCAATTATGCCAGTGTTGGAAAGGGATTAGATTGGATCAAGAAAAAACGTCTCGGATGGGAAGAtgaattgaaaagttttgCCGAAGTGCAAAATTCTGATTTGGTAATTGTTGGGTTATCTCTGAGTAAGAACGACGAGTTTGGTCgtcaattgattttatacAAGCGTACTGAAAGGGGAGCTGGTCTTGCCGATTCTTTCTTAAAACTtagcaaacaaaatttagGATTAGAAATTATTGAAGAGAAAGATAATGGCGACCTCAGTATGTGGAATCAAAGAAATTCCGCTGCTAGCAGAAAGAAAGTAGTTCCCTTACTTATGGACTCAGTTAAACAAGTCGCTTCAAAATAG
- the plp1 gene encoding thioredoxin domain-containing protein — protein MTSFPASHGFGPRKRGYQMDLTNVQPVENKPAWISMKSPLEKEIANEYEALKVTERKEDTQDYNEPELHNSNDPTVDLYADTYATQAATESDSELEDALFSQLDEFDDTAYREQRLEMLKKEFARVEAAKEKGHMQFLTVENEREVMDFTLSSKKVVIHFYHPDFIRCKIIDSHLEKIAKVHWETKFIRIEAANAPFLVVKLGLKVLPAVLCYVNSQLVDKIIGFADLGNKDDFETSLLEFRLLKSSAIDRLKEESSSNKSIYHDELQNNQSDDSDFFE, from the exons ATGACATCTTTTCCAGCATCCCATGGATTTGGGCCGCGTAAACGTGGTTATCAAATGGATTTGACAAACGTTCAGCCTGTAGAAAACAAGCCTGCTTGGATTTCTATGAAATCTCCtttggaaaaggaaatcGCCAACGAGTATGAAGCTTTGAAGGTTACTGAAAGAAAGGAGGATACTCAGGATTACAATGAACCAGAACTGCATAATAG TAACGACCCAACAGTTGATCTTTACGCTGATACGTATGCTACTCAAGCTGCAACCGAAAGTGATTCAGAATTGGAAGATGCGCTCTTTTCACAGTTGGATGAATTTGATGATACTGCTTATCGAGAACAGAGATTGGAGATGctaaaaaaaga ATTCGCTAGAGTGGAAGctgcaaaagaaaaaggacaCATGCAGTTTCTTACTGTAGAAAATGAGCGCGAAGTTATGGATTTTACGCT ttcatcaaaaaaagttgttatACATTTTTACCACCCTGATTTTATACGTTGCAAAATTATAGACTCTCATCTAGAG AAAATTGCCAAAGTACATTGGGAAACTAAGTTTATCCGTATTGAAGCAGCCAACGCTCCATTTTTGGTAGTCAAATTGGGTCTCAAAGTATTACCAGCCGTACTTTGCTACGTAAATTCTCAGCTCGTGGATAAGATTATCGGATTTGCTGATTTAGGTAATAaagatgattttgaaacttCACTCCTAGAATTTCGGTTGCTCAAGAGTTCAGCAATCGACCgattaaaagaagagagTTCTTCAAACAAGTCTATTTACCACGATGAACTACAAAATAATCAATCAGATGAcagtgatttttttgaataa
- the qtr2 gene encoding queuine tRNA-ribosyltransferase accessory subunit Qtrtd1/Qtr2 translates to MAISSLSSPSGARVSSVTVKNKVLKTPCFFLPTSRGTVPHLTPDNVEEFDIPALYVGLEDCLDRLEASPILTNEGTIKKWIAAPSVQPTLLAPRRTSPLPSVSAGQSHINIVTASGAKKLTNDLYIKAVLKLCPELVIPLNDTPTSPPGVKRKPKIVERSVNWTTELLLALKATDAFNTTKVFFPVPDLDTQYLTPIFQFFQENQLANNIAGLAFSNNVNPLPADLVGLPRLSIQKFESPLEILKCIQRGIDIIVPDMITQATDAGVALTFSFPPPSKDVLNSKIELGLDMWDERFATDMEPLQSGCVCKTCRRYKRAYVRHLLQARELVAWILLQLYVYIKEHGKES, encoded by the exons ATggcaatttcttcattatcTAGTCCTTCAGGGGCTCGCGTATCTTCAGTTACGGTGAAGAACAAGGTTCTGAAGACTCCTTGCTTTTTCCTTCCTACTTCCAGAGGAACTGTTCCTCATTTGACACCTGACAATGTTGAAGAATTCGATATTCCTGCTCTCTATGTAGGGTTGGAGGATTG CTTGGATCGTCTGGAAGCCTCACCAATCTTGACTAATGAGGGAACtatcaaaaaatggatCGCAGCACCCTCTGTCCAACCTACTTTACTTGCTCCAAGAAGAACATCTCCTTTGCCATCTGTTTCTGCAGGACAAAGTCATATTAATATCGTTACTGCAAGTGGTGCAAAGAAACTGACAAATGACTTGTATATTAAAGCTGTCCTAAAGCTTTGTCCTGAATTAGTAATTCCTTTAAATGATACCCCAACTAGTCCTCCTGGTGTCAAAAGGAAGCCAAAAATTGTGGAACGGTCTGTCAATTGGACAACTGAGTTGCTTTTAGCACTCAAAGCGACGGACGCTTTCAATACTACTAAAGTATTTTTCCCTGTTCCTGATCTGGACACTCAGTACCTTACGCCTATTTTCCAGTTTTTTCAAGAAAATCAACTTGCTAACAACATTGCTGGCTTGGCATTTTCTAACAATGTCAATCCATTACCAGCTGATTTGGTTGGTCTCCCAAGACTGagtattcaaaaatttgaatcaCCACTCGAAATTCTGAAATGCATTCAAAGAGGAATTGACATTATTGTTCCAGATATGATAACACAAGCTACTGATGCTGGTGTTGCACTTACATTCTCTTTCCCGCCTCCTTCTAAAGATGTGTTGAATTCTAAAATTGAACTTGGCTTGGATATGTGGGACGAAAGGTTTGCTACTGACATGGAACCATTGCAATCCGGCTGCGTTTGCAAAACATGTCGTAGATACAAACGCGCTTATGTTAGGCATCTGTTACAGGCTAGAGAGCTAGTTGCTTGGATACTTTTACAGCTGTATGTTTATATTAAAGAGCATGGTAAAGAAAGCTAA
- the saf2 gene encoding splicing-associated factor Saf2 — protein sequence MSSSKDCKATSNVDQTIPASNVNSGDFISSNTSSSNSENSNIQGKHYTQVGEDADNSFISENTPKNTFESTQTYENLESISKNEPTSEASKPLLNELVPEEPLPREPPLPNEPVPEEPLPGEPPLPDEPVPEEPLPGEPPLPNEPVPETNCHKESPLSDETVSETSKNDTSNSPTNENQAQPSIAWSEGHRIAAIWDPSQQAYYFWDTLTNTTSWNNPLEDEEQTSPLDYTAKVQFNRLSGKFMPKWASPELRSEENKAHKHMEQYFDINSSLNSHNGQSLLAERRNKRYTRKEMEQMKRRTKEKKEMKRRALYDIASDEKDFRRRKIIRY from the coding sequence atgtcgtCTTCTAAAGATTGCAAAGCTACTAGCAATGTCGATCAAACAATTCCTGCATCAAACGTGAACAGTGGTGACTTTATTTCATCGAATACGAGCAGTTCTAATAGCGAAAACTCCAATATTCAAGGAAAACATTATACCCAAGTTGGAGAGGATGCCgataattcatttatttctGAAAATACTCCTAAAAACACTTTTGAATCAACTCAAACATATGAAAATCTGGAGAgtatttctaaaaatgaaCCAACCTCTGAAGCATCAAAGCCCTTGTTAAATGAGTTAGTTCCTGAGGAACCATTGCCAAGGGAGCCGCCTTTACCAAATGAACCAGTTCCTGAGGAACCATTACCAGGGGAACCACCTTTACCAGATGAACCAGTTCCTGAGGAACCATTACCAGGGGAGCCACCTTTACCAAATGAACCAGTTCCTGAAACAAATTGCCATAAAGAATCTCCTTTATCTGACGAAACAGTTTCCGAAAcatcaaaaaatgatactTCTAACTCCCCTACAAATGAAAACCAAGCACAGCCTTCCATTGCTTGGTCCGAGGGTCATCGGATAGCCGCTATTTGGGACCCTTCTCAACAGGCTTACTATTTTTGGGACACTTTAACAAATACGACGAGCTGGAATAATCCGttagaagatgaagagCAGACTAGTCCCCTAGATTACACAGCGAAAGTTCAGTTCAATCGCCTATCTGGAAAGTTTATGCCAAAATGGGCTTCACCAGAGTTGCGAAgtgaagaaaacaaagcaCATAAGCATATGGAACAGTACTTTGACATCAATTCTTCATTGAATAGTCACAATGGCCAAAGTTTACTGGCAGAACGGAGAAACAAGCGATATACCAGGAAAGAGATGGAGCAAATGAAACGAAGaacaaaagagaaaaaagaaatgaaacGAAGAGCGTTATATGACATCGCTTCAGATGAAAAGGACTTCCGCCGTCGCAAAATTATCCGttattaa
- the lsk1 gene encoding P-TEFb-associated cyclin-dependent protein kinase Lsk1, which translates to MSYSKSTIYRRQGTEPNSHFRRTVEEKSQLSGTNEESLGGHTLSSNAFKNNSSSISPSSSAKDPREQRKRTFPLNDTHSSRARQHERPFRSRKSRRRKGKKAFSPRPGSPPSPSFYRSGSQKRARNLTTKDYFAKRSESSSSASVSPISPSANRNDSKRQASSFRRSPPSSVHMKPSAFNGRKVSRRPSSSPPPIPSIPHETTSSDTQKKSSVSSGFPENKHGKFHFHIPNERRSRFDQPPSKRMALTSTARESVPAPLPSPPSGPIYTYTYPKPAYEKIDQIGEGTYGKVYKAINTVTGDLVALKRIRLEQEKDGFPITTVREVKILQRLRHKNIVRLLEIMVEKSSVYMVFEYMDHDLTGVLLNSQLHFTPGNIKHLSKQIFEALAYLHHRGVLHRDIKGSNILLNNNGDLKFADFGLARFNTSSKSANYTNRVITLWFRPPELLLGETAYDTAVDIWSAGCIVMELFTGKPFFQGRDEISQLEVIYDMMGTPDVHSWPEVKNLPWYELLKPVEEKKSRFVETFKEILSPAAIDLCQKLLALNPFCRPSAHETLMHEYFTSESPPPEPAVILKNMQGSWHEWESKKRKSKR; encoded by the exons ATGTCATACTCGAAGAGTACAATTTATCGCCGACAAGGCACAGAACCAAATAGCCACTTTCGGCGTACCGTCGAAGAAAAGTCTCAGCTTTCTGGTACAAATGAGGAGTCTTTAGGAGGCCACACCCTGTCCTCTaatgctttcaaaaataattcatcTAGTATATCGCCATCCTCATCTGCGAAGGATCCTCGAGAACAGCGGAAAAGAACATTTCCTCTCAACGATACACATTCTTCCCGAGCAAGACAGCATGAAAGACCTTTTCGTTCTCGAAAATCTAGAAGGAGAAAGGGTAAAAAGGCATTCAGTCCTAGACCTGGCTCACCTCCATCACCTTCCTTTTACCGCTCAGGTAGTCAAAAACGAGCACGTAATTTAACTACCAAGGATTACTTTGCCAAACGCTCTGAAAGCTCTTCTAGCGCCTCCGTCTCACCTATATCACCGTCCGCAAACAGAAATGATTCAAAAAGGCaagcttcttcttttcgAAGGTCTCCGCCTAGTTCTGTACATATGAAGCCTTCAGCTTTTAACGGTCGAAAGGTATCGCGGAGACCTTCATCTTCTCCTCCCCCTATTCCTTCTATCCCTCATGAAACTACTTCCTCCGatacacaaaaaaaatctagcGTGTCTTCTGGCTTTCCAGAGAACAAACATGGAAAATTTCACTTTCATATACCTAATGAACGCCGATCTCGATTCGATCAACCTCCTTCGAAACGTATGGCACTCACGTCCACGGCCCGTGAGTCTGTTCCAGCTCCTCTTCCTTCTCCTCCTTCCGGCCCAATTTATACATATACATATCCAAAGCCTGCCTATGAGAAAATCGACCAAATTGGAGAAGGAACTTATGGTAAAGTATACAAAGCCATTAACACAGTCACAGGAGATTTGGTAGCTTTAAAACGGATAAGGCTGGAGCAGGAAAAGGATGGT TTCCCTATAACTACTGTCCGTGAAGTCAAAATCTTGCAGCGTTTGCGTcacaaaaatattgttcGGCTATTAGAAATTATGGTGGAAAAAA GTTCTGTATATATGGTATTTGAGTACATGGATCACGATTTAACTGGAGTCTTACTAAATTCACAATTACATTTTACTCCCGGTAACATAAAACACCTTTCgaagcaaatttttgaagcattAGCTTATCTTCATCATCGTGGGGTGCTTCATCGTGACATTAAAGGTTCTAATATATTACTGAATAACAATGGTGATCTAAAATTCGCAGATTTTGGTCTGGCGAGATTTAATACATCTTCGAAGTCGGCTAACTACACTAATCGCGTTATTACCCTTTGGTTTCGACCTCCAGAGCTATTACTTGGAGAAACTGCATATGACACAGCCGTGGACATATGGAGTGCTGGCTGTATTGTTATGGAGTTGTTTACAGgaaaacctttttttcaagGGCGAGACGAAATCAGTCAGTTAGAGGTTATCTATGATATGATGGGTACCCCTGATGTTCATTCTTGGCCTGAGGTGAAAAATCTTCCTTGGTATGAGCTTCTGAAGCCAGTAGAGGAAAAGAAGTCGCGTTTTGTTGAAACTTTTAAGGAGATTTTAAGTCCTGCCGCCATTGACCTATGCCAAAAACTCCTTGCCCTAAATCCCTTTTGTAGACCGTCAGCTCATGAGACCTTGATGCATGAGTATTTCACTTCTGAGAGCCCACCTCCAGAGCCAGCAGTCAT TTTGAAAAACATGCAAGGAAGTTGGCATGAATGGGAAAgtaaaaaacgaaaatcTAAAAGATAA